A DNA window from Pogona vitticeps strain Pit_001003342236 chromosome 2, PviZW2.1, whole genome shotgun sequence contains the following coding sequences:
- the CCDC71 gene encoding coiled-coil domain-containing protein 71, with amino-acid sequence MSIEVDNVEEKAVHSWSRISSAGQKALEEALRVFNPMSKDLSDTETQLVAFLQGLREEGYQPTILRSKDVYGYSSCTAAMPSQTKGNIQDISKAAAPTSESAKAPGTSIARIARVSAPLAGITVSPSEDSAKPLSKSTTSTNLLLNSLKRTRSGTSKATAVGFPANMYPGVYPAMRLSVVLEALVPLKATASCLESKCKQGHLEISPSDLKLLKAASASRQTSAAKATKISPSQLDPKGYRHVSKKMPAPAALTMSLIKGTKGGVLKESNACKTSGILNGRISGSASQSCSTAASRAKESSVSKREQQGGGSHQETVGQKRKRLEEGKELPCQKKPSSLPSPSKTELTSKALNLLEFRTIKVNSSSDDELRRRAQKILRVNLSPVIRIQPLPQSHSVP; translated from the coding sequence ATGAGTATTGAAGTGGACAATGTGGAAGAAAAAGCTGTCCATTCCTGGTCAAGGATCTCCTCTGCAGGACAGAAAGCCTTGGAAGAAGCTCTCAGAGTGTTTAATCCCATGTCTAAGGACCTGTCTGACACAGAAACCCAGCTAGTAGCTTTTCTTCAAGGTCTCAGGGAAGAAGGCTACCAGCCCACCATCCTAAGAAGTAAAGACGTATATGGATACAGCTCATGCACAGCTGCTATGCCCAGCCAGACAAAGGGAAACATCCAGGACATTTCAAAAGCAGCTGCCCCTACTTCCGAGTCTGCTAAAGCTCCAGGTACAAGCATAGCAAGAATAGCAAGAGTATCTGCTCCCTTAGCAGGTATTACAGTAAGTCCTTCTGAAGACTCTGCTAAGCCATTATCCAAGAGCACTACTTCAACAAACCTCCTCTTGAACTCATTGAAACGGACACGGTCAGGCACATCGAAAGCCACAGCAGTGGGTTTCCCTGCTAACATGTACCCTGGGGTGTATCCAGCCATGAGACTCTCTGTGGTGCTGGAAGCCTTGGTCCCACTAAAAGCTACAGCATCCTGTCTGGAATCAAAATGCAAACAAGGGCACCTTGAGATCTCTCCTTCAGACCTGAAGCTTCTTAAGGCAGCCAGTGCCTCTAGGCAGACGTCAGCGGCCAAAGCCACTAAAATATCACCCAGTCAGTTGGACCCCAAAGGGTACAGGCATGTCTCAAAGAAAATGCCAGCCCCTGCTGCTTTGACTATGAGCCTTATAAAGGGAACCAAGGGTGGAGTGCTGAAGGAAAGCAATGCTTGCAAAACATCTGGAATCCTGAATGGCAGAATTTCTGGAAGTGCCTCCCAGAGCTGCAGCACAGCAGCCTCTAGAGCAAAGGAGTCATCTGTGAGCAAAAGAGAACAGCAAGGCGGGGGCAGCCATCAGGAGACTGTtgggcagaaaaggaaaagactggaggaaggaaaagaattgCCATGCCAGAAGAAACCCAGTTCCCTTCCGTCCCCCAGTAAAACAGAACTGACGTCAAAGGCCTTGAACCTGTTGGAATTCCGGACCATCAAGGTGAACAGCTCTTCTGACGATGAACTAAGGAGGAGAGCACAGAAGATCCTCAGAGTGAATCTGTCCCCTGTTATCAGAATTCAGCCCTTGCCTCAGTCTCACAGTGTCCCTTGA